The following proteins are encoded in a genomic region of Xanthomonas citri pv. mangiferaeindicae:
- a CDS encoding carbon-nitrogen hydrolase → MSDPSTRERARLTLRHAGIADIPAIVALSERVYGRDNGYTAEMLNGQIAQFPQGVFVAFYDGVAVGYCGTFRIDERTAMAPHRWLEISGGGYASRHLSTGDWLYGMEVCVDPDHRGLRIGRRLYELRKRLCQELRLKGIVFGGRLPGFSRRARAYRGDVRAYVADVCAGRIRDRALSFQLRNGFELIGVLPGYLPQDTESAGYAAHLVWRNPKIDPDADPRGTARPLPDSVRVATVQYQQRRVASFEEFATQVEYFVDIAADYRADFVVFPELFTLQLLSVENKPLSPVDSLLALTGYTERFAQLLCELAVRHNINIIGGSHPTRTSDDDDGKVRNICYVALRDGSLHTRDKLHPTPNERTWWGIGGGDSAQAIMTDCGPIGVMICYDSEFPELGRHLVDQGAMILFVPFCTDTREGYLRVRYCSQARAVENQCYVVLSGNVGNLPGVNNFDIQYAQSCILTPCDFPFARDGVAADTTPNVEQVAFADLRLNDLTVARNDGTVQNLNDRRHDLYTLSWARRPASRVAVPEQTQPPENA, encoded by the coding sequence ATGAGCGATCCGTCCACGCGCGAGCGGGCGCGATTGACGTTGCGCCATGCCGGCATCGCCGATATTCCGGCGATCGTCGCACTGAGCGAGCGCGTCTACGGACGCGACAATGGCTACACGGCCGAGATGCTCAACGGCCAGATCGCGCAGTTTCCGCAGGGCGTGTTCGTGGCGTTCTACGACGGCGTTGCGGTCGGCTATTGCGGCACGTTCCGCATCGACGAGCGCACCGCGATGGCGCCACATCGCTGGCTGGAGATCTCCGGCGGCGGTTACGCCTCGCGGCATCTGTCGACCGGGGACTGGCTCTACGGCATGGAGGTCTGCGTCGATCCCGATCACCGCGGGCTGCGCATCGGCCGTCGGCTCTACGAGCTGCGCAAGCGGCTGTGCCAGGAGCTGCGGCTCAAGGGCATCGTATTCGGCGGGCGCCTGCCGGGCTTCTCGCGCCGCGCCCGTGCCTATCGCGGCGACGTGCGCGCGTATGTCGCCGACGTGTGCGCCGGGCGCATCCGCGATCGCGCGCTGAGCTTCCAACTGCGTAACGGCTTCGAGCTGATCGGCGTGCTGCCCGGCTATCTGCCGCAGGACACCGAATCGGCCGGCTACGCCGCGCACCTGGTCTGGCGCAATCCCAAGATCGACCCGGACGCCGACCCGCGCGGCACCGCGCGCCCGTTGCCCGATTCGGTCCGCGTGGCGACGGTGCAGTATCAGCAGCGCCGCGTGGCGTCGTTCGAAGAGTTCGCCACCCAGGTCGAGTACTTCGTCGACATCGCCGCCGACTACCGCGCCGACTTCGTGGTCTTCCCCGAGCTGTTCACGCTGCAACTGCTGTCGGTGGAGAACAAGCCGCTGTCGCCGGTCGACTCGCTGCTGGCGCTCACCGGTTACACCGAGCGTTTCGCCCAGCTGCTGTGCGAACTGGCGGTCCGCCACAACATCAACATCATCGGCGGCTCGCATCCGACCCGGACCAGCGACGACGACGACGGCAAGGTGCGCAACATCTGCTACGTCGCGCTGCGCGACGGCTCGCTGCATACCCGAGACAAGCTCCATCCCACGCCCAACGAGCGCACCTGGTGGGGGATCGGCGGTGGCGACAGCGCCCAGGCGATCATGACCGACTGCGGGCCGATCGGGGTGATGATCTGCTACGACAGCGAGTTCCCCGAGCTCGGCCGGCACCTGGTCGACCAGGGCGCGATGATCCTGTTCGTGCCGTTCTGCACCGACACCCGCGAGGGCTATCTGCGGGTGCGCTACTGCTCGCAGGCCCGCGCGGTGGAAAACCAGTGCTACGTGGTGCTGTCGGGCAACGTCGGCAACCTGCCGGGCGTGAACAATTTCGACATCCAGTACGCGCAGAGCTGCATCCTCACGCCCTGCGATTTCCCGTTCGCGCGCGACGGTGTCGCTGCCGACACCACGCCCAATGTCGAGCAGGTGGCCTTCGCCGACCTGCGCCTCAACGATCTGACGGTCGCGCGCAACGACGGCACCGTGCAGAACCTCAATGACCGCCGCCACGACCTGTATACGCTGAGCTGGGCCCGGCGCCCGGCGTCGCGCGTGGCGGTGCCAGAACAGACGCAACCCCCGGAGAACGCGTGA
- a CDS encoding dihydrolipoyl dehydrogenase, producing MVVLGSGPGGYTAAFRAADLELDTVLIERYDTLGGVCLNVGCIPSKALLHAADVIDQAQHASDYGVAFGAPTISLDKLRSYKDKVVGQLTKGLAGMAKQRKVRVVAGTGTFVSPNEIEVVAQDGKTTLVRFEQCIIAAGSQALKLPGFPWDDPRVMDSTDALELAEVPKQLLVVGGGIIGLEMATVYRALGAQVTVVELADQLMPGADKDLVKPLADRLKKQGVSVHLKTKVVEAKPEKAGIVVAFDGESIPDTTLYDRVLVAVGRSPNGAKIGADKAGVRVGERGFIQVDAQMRTNVPHIFAIGDLVGQPMLAHKATHEGKLAAEVAAGEKKEWVARVIPSVAYTDPEIAWVGITETEAKAKGLKVGVGKFPWAASGRAIGLGRTEGFTKLVFDEATHRIVGAGIVGVHAGDLIAEAALAIEMGAEVADIGHTIHPHPTLSESVAMAAEVYDGTITDLYLPKRK from the coding sequence ATCGTCGTGCTCGGCTCCGGCCCCGGCGGCTACACCGCCGCGTTCCGCGCGGCCGATCTCGAGCTCGACACCGTGCTGATCGAGCGCTATGACACGCTCGGCGGTGTCTGCCTCAACGTCGGCTGCATCCCCTCGAAGGCCCTGCTGCACGCGGCCGACGTCATCGACCAGGCGCAGCACGCCAGCGACTACGGCGTGGCGTTCGGTGCCCCGACGATCTCGCTCGACAAGCTGCGCAGCTACAAGGACAAGGTCGTCGGCCAGTTGACCAAGGGCCTGGCCGGGATGGCCAAGCAGCGCAAGGTACGGGTGGTCGCCGGCACCGGCACGTTCGTGTCGCCGAACGAAATCGAGGTGGTCGCCCAGGACGGCAAAACCACGCTGGTGCGGTTCGAGCAGTGCATCATCGCCGCCGGCTCGCAGGCGCTCAAACTCCCGGGCTTCCCGTGGGACGATCCGCGCGTGATGGATTCGACCGACGCGCTGGAACTGGCCGAGGTGCCCAAGCAACTGCTGGTCGTGGGCGGCGGCATCATCGGTCTGGAGATGGCCACCGTGTACCGCGCTCTGGGCGCGCAGGTCACCGTGGTCGAGCTCGCCGACCAGCTGATGCCCGGTGCCGACAAGGATCTGGTCAAGCCGTTGGCCGACCGGCTCAAGAAGCAGGGCGTATCGGTGCACTTGAAGACCAAGGTCGTCGAGGCCAAGCCGGAGAAAGCCGGCATCGTCGTCGCGTTCGACGGCGAGAGCATTCCGGACACGACGCTGTATGACCGCGTGCTGGTCGCCGTCGGACGTTCGCCCAACGGCGCCAAGATCGGCGCCGACAAGGCCGGCGTGCGGGTGGGCGAGCGTGGTTTCATCCAGGTCGATGCGCAGATGCGCACCAACGTGCCGCACATCTTCGCGATCGGCGATCTGGTCGGCCAACCGATGCTGGCCCACAAGGCCACGCACGAGGGCAAGCTGGCGGCCGAGGTCGCGGCCGGCGAGAAGAAGGAATGGGTCGCGCGGGTGATTCCGTCGGTGGCCTACACCGATCCGGAGATCGCCTGGGTCGGCATCACCGAGACCGAAGCCAAGGCCAAGGGCCTGAAGGTGGGCGTGGGCAAGTTCCCGTGGGCGGCCAGCGGCCGCGCGATCGGCCTGGGCCGGACCGAGGGCTTCACCAAGCTGGTGTTCGACGAGGCCACCCATCGGATCGTCGGTGCCGGCATCGTCGGCGTGCATGCCGGCGATCTGATCGCCGAAGCTGCGCTGGCGATCGAGATGGGAGCCGAGGTCGCCGACATCGGCCACACGATCCATCCCCATCCCACGCTCAGCGAATCGGTGGCGATGGCGGCCGAGGTCTACGACGGCACGATCACCGATCTCTACCTGCCCAAGCGCAAGTAA